In Nocardia yunnanensis, one DNA window encodes the following:
- a CDS encoding RNA polymerase subunit sigma-70, with protein MTISDERADFGRLSAPYRAELVAHSYRILGSVEDAEEVVQTAYLQAWRAYDAFEGRSSLRVWLYRIVTRAALKESAKTRHRPLPSTILETAAGHQDSPERTGWLDPIPDTWFTATTDDPATAVVTRESMRLAFVAALQQLPAQQRVVLLLREVLDWRAKEVADLLGISVAAVNSALQRARTRLPLDGGPPAPLSDSEQHLIDRYVAAFETADVEGLLTILTEDATWEMPPMPTWFAGRGTIVDFLRKRMRELGPAATARTRANGQPAIALYTRANRQWHAHSLHVLTLTENGVAGVVAFMDPKHFPRFALPMTRA; from the coding sequence GTGACCATCAGCGATGAGCGTGCCGACTTCGGCCGACTGTCGGCCCCCTATCGCGCCGAGCTGGTAGCCCACTCCTACCGGATCCTCGGCTCGGTCGAGGATGCCGAGGAGGTCGTCCAAACGGCCTACCTGCAGGCATGGCGGGCCTACGACGCCTTCGAGGGCCGCTCCTCGCTGCGCGTATGGCTGTATCGCATCGTCACCCGCGCCGCGTTGAAGGAATCGGCGAAGACCAGACACCGCCCGCTGCCATCCACCATCCTGGAAACCGCTGCGGGCCACCAGGATTCACCCGAGCGCACGGGATGGCTCGACCCCATCCCGGACACCTGGTTCACGGCCACGACCGACGATCCGGCGACAGCGGTCGTCACCCGCGAATCCATGCGCCTGGCCTTCGTCGCCGCGCTGCAACAGCTACCCGCGCAACAACGCGTCGTACTGTTGCTCCGCGAGGTATTGGATTGGCGCGCAAAGGAAGTCGCCGACCTGCTCGGCATCAGCGTGGCCGCGGTGAACAGCGCCCTGCAGCGCGCCCGCACCCGGCTACCCCTCGACGGCGGACCCCCGGCGCCACTGAGCGACTCCGAACAACACCTGATCGATCGCTACGTCGCCGCGTTCGAGACCGCCGACGTGGAGGGTCTGCTCACGATCCTGACCGAGGACGCGACCTGGGAGATGCCGCCCATGCCGACCTGGTTCGCCGGACGCGGCACCATCGTGGACTTCCTCCGCAAACGAATGCGCGAACTCGGCCCCGCGGCGACGGCCCGCACCCGAGCCAACGGCCAGCCGGCCATCGCCCTGTACACCCGGGCGAACAGACAGTGGCACGCGCACAGCCTTCACGTGCTGACCCTCACCGAAAACGGAGTCGCGGGTGTAGTGGCCTTCATGGACCCGAAGCATTTCCCGCGCTTCGCCCTCCCCATGACCCGCGCCTGA
- a CDS encoding MFS transporter, producing MDHLLTAGLAQNSATVIAARAVQGVGAALVAPSALALVANTFPEGKQRENALGIYGALGGAAATVGVLAGGLLTDGPGWRWIFLVNVPIGLVLSVAGFVVLRGGRPVHPGRGFDPRSAVSVTGGLILAL from the coding sequence GTGGATCACCTCCTCACCGCGGGGCTGGCCCAGAACAGCGCCACCGTGATTGCCGCGCGGGCGGTGCAGGGCGTCGGTGCTGCGCTCGTCGCTCCGTCCGCGCTTGCCTTGGTGGCCAACACATTTCCGGAGGGGAAGCAGCGTGAGAACGCACTCGGCATCTACGGAGCGCTCGGCGGTGCCGCCGCGACGGTGGGCGTGCTGGCCGGCGGGCTGCTGACCGATGGGCCCGGGTGGCGGTGGATCTTTTTGGTGAATGTGCCTATCGGACTGGTGCTTTCGGTCGCGGGGTTCGTCGTGTTGCGTGGTGGGCGGCCGGTGCATCCGGGACGCGGGTTCGATCCGCGCAGCGCCGTCTCCGTCACCGGCGGGCTCATCCTCGCGCTGTAG
- a CDS encoding MFS transporter: protein MQGWTHSTTLAAAAAAAVLLITFVVTERRTRNPLIPTRLLRNRSLALANLAVLTGYGSFFAFIFLTNLLMQQQMGYSPTKTGLSWLVLTATAFVVAGLTGAVLADKFGASRLVALASLLMLACSLWMTTLPAHPSFATTLLPIFVIAGVAIGFFAPASQIAALADTTPADFGVPSGLVETSREFGGSLVIAAASTALLSSPAPFLSGLHTAYLAVAISAALGVVVTTLNRIPTRKSPQGAESLSIPALLDRAAD from the coding sequence GTGCAGGGCTGGACGCATTCGACGACCCTGGCCGCCGCGGCGGCGGCCGCGGTACTGCTGATCACGTTCGTCGTGACCGAACGTCGCACCCGCAACCCGCTGATTCCCACGCGGCTACTCCGCAACCGCTCCCTCGCCCTGGCCAACCTCGCGGTACTCACCGGATACGGCAGCTTCTTCGCGTTCATCTTCCTCACCAATCTGCTCATGCAGCAGCAAATGGGTTATTCCCCAACCAAAACCGGTCTGTCCTGGCTGGTGCTCACCGCCACCGCCTTCGTCGTAGCCGGCCTCACCGGCGCCGTACTGGCCGACAAATTCGGCGCCAGCCGCCTGGTCGCTTTGGCCTCCCTACTGATGCTCGCCTGCTCCCTGTGGATGACGACCCTCCCCGCCCACCCCTCCTTCGCCACCACCCTTCTGCCGATCTTCGTCATCGCCGGCGTGGCCATCGGCTTCTTCGCCCCCGCCTCCCAAATCGCCGCCTTGGCCGACACCACCCCCGCCGACTTCGGCGTACCCTCCGGGCTGGTCGAAACCTCCCGCGAGTTCGGCGGCTCCCTGGTAATAGCCGCGGCCTCCACCGCCCTCCTCTCTTCCCCCGCCCCCTTCCTCTCCGGCCTCCACACCGCCTACCTCGCCGTAGCCATATCCGCCGCCCTCGGTGTCGTGGTAACCACCCTCAACCGAATCCCCACCCGCAAATCCCCTCAGGGGGCCGAATCACTGTCCATCCCAGCACTTCTCGACCGCGCCGCCGACTGA
- a CDS encoding sensor domain-containing protein, whose protein sequence is MTIIRRLGLDFAYTFLGLPLAVLSFSLLVTLFTASIGTAVIFVGIPLLALTLLLACGFADLERLRLQRLTGRSAPRPRYVGASEGAGWFRRITAPIRQGQSWLDLLYAVVNLPIAIITFVLPITWWAMALGGLTYWFWGRFIPYGDSHDIVTQTIMGADTDYNRTLFHTIIGLLAFLTIYPVQRGSAALQATFAQTLLIRLAVVQNRTNPPRGALTEPTAATQAKVYEHN, encoded by the coding sequence GTGACGATCATCAGGCGCCTGGGCCTCGACTTTGCCTACACGTTCTTGGGCCTGCCCCTCGCCGTACTCAGCTTCAGCCTCCTCGTAACCCTTTTCACCGCGAGCATCGGCACCGCGGTGATCTTCGTCGGGATTCCGCTGCTCGCACTGACCTTGCTGCTCGCCTGCGGCTTCGCCGACCTCGAGCGCCTACGCCTGCAGCGATTGACGGGGCGGTCGGCACCGCGGCCCCGCTACGTCGGAGCCTCGGAGGGAGCAGGTTGGTTCCGCCGGATCACCGCGCCGATCCGGCAGGGCCAGAGCTGGCTGGATCTGTTGTACGCCGTGGTCAACCTGCCGATCGCGATCATCACATTCGTACTCCCGATCACCTGGTGGGCAATGGCTTTGGGCGGATTGACCTACTGGTTCTGGGGCCGCTTCATCCCCTACGGCGACAGCCACGACATCGTCACGCAGACGATCATGGGCGCGGACACCGACTACAACCGAACCCTCTTCCACACGATCATCGGCCTCCTAGCCTTCCTCACCATCTACCCCGTCCAACGTGGAAGCGCCGCCCTGCAAGCCACTTTCGCCCAGACTCTCCTCATCCGCCTCGCCGTCGTCCAGAACCGCACCAATCCGCCGAGGGGCGCCCTGACCGAACCGACCGCCGCAACGCAGGCGAAGGTGTACGAGCACAACTGA
- a CDS encoding MerR family transcriptional regulator encodes MDDDTLFTIGPLAERTGLTVKTIRFYSDKGIVPPAAHSPTGYRLYNADAAARLELVRTLRELGIDLPTVARVLAHETSVTAVAAAQAEALDVQIRILRMRRAVLRAVAERASHREEMELMHNLMRLSEAERQRLINDFADATYGGVDANPALVELVRTSMPELPDDPTTAQITAWMELVELVQDNDFRAAVRVMAEYQARERADGDTTGLHHDLTEAVRTEVGKALADGLSADSPAAAAIIDTLTARYADTFAKPDDPRLRRWILERLDIANDPRVEHYWRLVSTINNWPEPPDMAPIFTWFATALRAHPGT; translated from the coding sequence ATGGACGACGACACGCTCTTCACGATCGGGCCTCTGGCCGAGCGGACCGGGTTGACGGTCAAGACGATTCGGTTCTACTCCGACAAGGGGATCGTGCCGCCGGCCGCTCACAGCCCGACCGGCTACCGGCTCTACAACGCCGATGCCGCCGCACGCCTGGAACTGGTGCGCACCCTGCGCGAGCTGGGGATCGATTTGCCCACCGTGGCCCGGGTACTGGCGCACGAGACCTCCGTGACCGCGGTCGCCGCGGCGCAGGCCGAGGCTCTCGACGTACAGATCCGGATCCTGCGCATGCGGCGAGCGGTATTGCGAGCAGTGGCCGAGCGGGCTTCTCACCGAGAGGAAATGGAACTCATGCACAACCTGATGCGCCTGTCCGAGGCCGAACGGCAGCGGCTGATCAACGACTTCGCCGACGCGACCTACGGCGGCGTGGATGCGAACCCGGCCCTGGTGGAGCTGGTGCGCACCAGCATGCCCGAGCTGCCGGACGACCCGACCACCGCCCAGATCACGGCGTGGATGGAACTGGTGGAATTGGTGCAGGACAACGATTTCCGCGCGGCGGTCCGGGTGATGGCCGAGTATCAGGCTCGTGAACGCGCCGACGGCGACACCACCGGTCTGCACCACGACCTGACCGAAGCCGTTCGCACCGAAGTCGGCAAGGCGCTCGCCGACGGACTGAGCGCCGACTCCCCGGCGGCCGCCGCGATCATCGATACGCTCACCGCTCGCTATGCCGACACCTTCGCCAAGCCCGACGACCCGCGACTGCGACGCTGGATCCTGGAACGGCTCGATATCGCCAACGACCCTCGCGTAGAGCACTACTGGCGCCTGGTGTCCACGATCAACAACTGGCCGGAACCACCCGACATGGCCCCGATATTCACCTGGTTCGCCACCGCCCTGCGCGCCCACCCAGGCACGTAA
- a CDS encoding maleylpyruvate isomerase family mycothiol-dependent enzyme: MTELTAERTRQAIIEHTRALAEFAAAAGPDAAVPTAPKWTITELVEHVGQTQNWVAEIIERRISDPTQLPMEMAELPADPSEWPTWLNESAQRVADACSDDALDAPVFNPAADGRSGTRFWLSSMLNEAVVHGFDAANAAHHATDIDADVAAALITNHFAMLTAPTWAMQRSESANAIRGTGQTLQWRATDLADGTGAWLIERQPDAATWQPAIRPADVTVSGPARALLLILTRRLPLTASEISIDGDIDLAQHWLDNTAHVSG, encoded by the coding sequence ATGACCGAGCTGACCGCCGAACGCACCCGGCAAGCCATCATCGAGCACACCCGAGCTCTGGCCGAATTCGCCGCCGCGGCCGGACCCGATGCCGCCGTGCCGACCGCCCCGAAATGGACCATCACCGAACTGGTCGAGCATGTGGGACAGACCCAGAACTGGGTCGCCGAGATCATCGAACGCCGTATCAGCGACCCCACCCAGCTGCCCATGGAGATGGCCGAACTCCCGGCCGATCCCAGCGAATGGCCGACGTGGCTGAACGAGTCCGCGCAACGAGTCGCGGACGCCTGCTCGGACGACGCGCTCGACGCGCCGGTGTTCAACCCCGCCGCCGACGGACGCTCCGGGACACGATTCTGGCTGTCCAGCATGCTCAACGAGGCGGTCGTGCACGGCTTCGACGCCGCCAACGCCGCCCACCACGCCACCGATATCGACGCCGACGTCGCCGCCGCGCTCATCACCAACCACTTCGCGATGCTCACCGCCCCCACCTGGGCGATGCAACGCTCCGAGTCCGCCAACGCCATCCGCGGCACCGGGCAGACCCTGCAATGGCGGGCCACCGACCTCGCCGACGGCACCGGTGCCTGGTTGATCGAACGGCAGCCCGACGCAGCGACGTGGCAACCCGCGATCCGTCCCGCCGATGTGACAGTCAGCGGCCCGGCACGAGCACTGCTCCTGATCCTGACCCGACGACTGCCCCTCACCGCATCCGAAATCAGCATCGACGGCGACATCGACCTCGCCCAGCACTGGCTCGACAACACCGCACACGTCAGCGGCTGA
- a CDS encoding pyridoxamine 5'-phosphate oxidase family protein, with translation MKAKNLDDSNGMQIQDWESVTAVLDRDIDQGPESGGPSRHTTWLITINADGTPHVTAVGAVWVDGAYWFQTGDTTQKGKNVARDPRCALSVTANEFDLVINGTAEKITDTATVERIAATWAAGGWPCEVDESGKGITAPFNAPATGPAPWYVYRITPRSAVSVSTVAPGGTTRWTF, from the coding sequence ATGAAAGCCAAGAACCTCGACGACTCCAACGGGATGCAGATCCAGGACTGGGAAAGCGTCACCGCCGTACTCGACCGCGACATAGACCAGGGACCCGAAAGCGGTGGTCCTTCCCGGCACACGACCTGGCTCATCACCATCAACGCGGACGGAACGCCGCACGTCACCGCCGTGGGCGCGGTGTGGGTCGACGGCGCGTACTGGTTTCAAACCGGAGACACCACACAGAAAGGTAAGAACGTCGCCCGAGACCCCCGCTGCGCCCTCAGCGTCACCGCCAACGAATTCGATCTCGTCATCAACGGCACGGCTGAAAAGATCACCGACACGGCCACGGTCGAGCGCATCGCGGCCACCTGGGCCGCGGGCGGATGGCCCTGCGAAGTGGACGAATCCGGAAAGGGAATCACCGCCCCGTTCAACGCACCCGCGACCGGCCCAGCACCGTGGTACGTCTATCGGATCACCCCGCGCTCGGCGGTCTCGGTATCCACCGTCGCGCCAGGCGGCACCACCCGCTGGACATTCTGA
- a CDS encoding SRPBCC family protein produces MVIADPHLNPAAVELDTFLPQPPQAVWRALTTPAVLQRWFLKPTGFTPSVGTTFHFTTPDSPTDQITCKVLAARPAELLSYSWLYPHATHSAHYIVTWHLSPEGHGTRLFLTQTGFDPTIPRHRMLRNAADRSWKRLLLPRLAQAILR; encoded by the coding sequence TTGGTAATCGCCGATCCCCACCTGAACCCCGCCGCCGTAGAACTGGACACCTTCCTTCCCCAACCGCCCCAAGCAGTCTGGCGAGCCCTGACCACCCCCGCCGTGCTACAGCGCTGGTTCCTAAAACCAACCGGCTTCACCCCATCGGTGGGAACCACATTCCACTTCACCACCCCCGACTCCCCCACCGACCAAATCACCTGCAAGGTATTGGCAGCCCGCCCAGCCGAACTCCTCTCCTACAGCTGGCTCTACCCACACGCCACCCATTCGGCCCACTACATCGTCACCTGGCACCTCTCCCCCGAAGGCCACGGCACCCGACTCTTCCTCACCCAAACCGGCTTCGACCCCACAATCCCCCGCCACCGCATGCTCCGCAACGCCGCCGACCGCAGCTGGAAACGCCTCCTCCTCCCCCGCCTAGCCCAAGCAATCCTTCGCTGA
- a CDS encoding LCP family protein, with the protein MPSNQFQHVARSNQKPDRYPERLSAPCKGKIKQAYGFAYARAKDKLAAAGVKDPLELDQRARDAGRLAESNTVAKFLGNVPVDHFVEVTLAAFFQIAQAVQPITVCLNENTSDSYSGANFKKGTQQIDAAQAMAFVRQRRDPDQPLFTDLDRTRRQQAFIVSLLRQLQDGGTLSSPSKLRALLDIAKQNTAISKDLDPLAFAQRASGLFDQGASLYTLPVKDFGTDDAGESINIVDTDEIRGIVRRLLGTGDGGATATTTPPPTTTGIPAAAGVVLDVVNGSGKNGLAAQVQEALAPRGFTRGATSTGTLRDATTLSYGVGAESAATALAAQLGLTATPSSAVEEQTVRLTLGADTTSGPIANLLADQTDPTTTVTKTPTPTTSTTPPAPVSATAPGANAPAATDLSQMDTGGVPCVR; encoded by the coding sequence TTGCCCAGCAACCAGTTTCAGCATGTTGCCAGGTCAAACCAGAAGCCGGACCGCTACCCGGAAAGGCTCAGTGCGCCGTGCAAGGGGAAGATCAAGCAGGCGTACGGGTTCGCGTACGCGCGGGCCAAGGACAAACTGGCGGCGGCGGGGGTGAAGGATCCGCTGGAGCTGGACCAGCGGGCTCGGGACGCGGGACGGCTGGCGGAGAGCAATACGGTCGCGAAGTTTCTGGGCAATGTGCCGGTCGACCATTTCGTCGAGGTGACCCTGGCCGCGTTCTTCCAGATCGCACAGGCGGTGCAGCCGATCACGGTGTGCCTCAACGAGAACACCTCCGACAGTTATTCGGGCGCCAATTTCAAGAAGGGCACGCAGCAGATCGACGCCGCACAGGCCATGGCCTTCGTGCGCCAGCGCCGCGATCCGGATCAGCCGCTGTTCACCGACCTGGATCGCACGCGCCGTCAGCAGGCGTTCATCGTGTCGCTGCTGCGGCAGTTGCAGGACGGCGGGACACTCAGCAGTCCGAGCAAACTCCGCGCACTGCTCGATATCGCCAAGCAGAACACCGCCATCAGCAAGGATCTGGATCCGCTGGCGTTCGCGCAGCGCGCGTCCGGGCTGTTCGACCAGGGCGCGTCGCTGTACACGTTGCCGGTCAAGGACTTCGGGACCGACGACGCCGGGGAATCGATCAATATCGTCGACACCGACGAGATCCGGGGCATCGTGCGGCGGCTGCTGGGCACCGGTGACGGCGGCGCCACCGCCACGACCACCCCGCCGCCCACGACCACGGGCATCCCGGCCGCCGCCGGCGTGGTGCTCGACGTGGTCAACGGCTCCGGCAAGAACGGCTTGGCCGCGCAGGTGCAGGAGGCCCTGGCGCCGCGCGGCTTCACCCGCGGCGCCACCTCCACCGGCACCCTCCGCGACGCCACCACCCTGTCCTACGGTGTCGGTGCGGAATCCGCCGCCACCGCCCTGGCCGCGCAACTCGGTCTCACCGCGACGCCATCGAGCGCGGTGGAGGAGCAGACCGTGCGGTTGACTCTGGGCGCGGACACCACATCCGGCCCGATCGCGAACCTCCTTGCGGACCAAACCGATCCGACCACCACGGTCACCAAGACCCCCACCCCGACCACGTCGACCACCCCACCCGCCCCGGTCTCGGCCACCGCCCCCGGCGCGAACGCCCCCGCCGCCACCGACCTGTCCCAAATGGACACCGGCGGCGTCCCCTGCGTGCGGTGA
- a CDS encoding TetR/AcrR family transcriptional regulator, with protein MTPKRRTPKSTVPPPRRAPQQDRSRAMVARILDAGQRVLITHGYDGASTNRIAAAAEISPGSLYQYFPNKDAIVAAVIERYTRDVTDRVRARVLANFGKPPEVSVPETISYLMDALGNDRELLRAVVEQTPRLAADGPVAAFEQQIGELARVALSMRQYPIPAGVDTDAAAWMLVRTVEHLTIRYLLDGPPIPRERFLADLTRLILNYFREPPARAERE; from the coding sequence ATGACACCGAAACGCCGCACCCCGAAATCGACTGTGCCGCCGCCACGCCGGGCGCCGCAGCAGGATCGTTCCCGCGCCATGGTGGCGCGCATTCTCGACGCCGGGCAGCGGGTGCTGATCACCCACGGCTACGACGGGGCCTCCACCAATCGCATCGCCGCGGCGGCGGAGATCAGCCCCGGCTCGCTGTATCAGTATTTCCCGAACAAGGACGCGATCGTGGCGGCGGTGATCGAACGCTACACCCGCGACGTGACCGATCGGGTGCGCGCCCGGGTGCTGGCCAACTTCGGCAAACCACCGGAAGTCTCGGTGCCGGAGACGATTTCGTATCTCATGGACGCTCTGGGCAATGATCGCGAGCTGTTGCGCGCGGTGGTCGAGCAGACGCCGCGCCTGGCCGCCGACGGCCCGGTGGCCGCCTTCGAACAGCAGATCGGCGAGCTGGCCCGGGTCGCGCTGTCCATGCGCCAGTACCCGATTCCTGCCGGGGTGGACACCGATGCCGCCGCCTGGATGCTGGTCCGCACGGTCGAACATCTCACCATCCGCTACCTGCTCGACGGGCCGCCCATCCCCCGCGAACGGTTCCTCGCCGACCTCACCCGCCTGATCCTCAACTATTTTCGCGAGCCGCCGGCGCGAGCAGAACGCGAATAG
- a CDS encoding oxygenase MpaB family protein, which produces MVSHSAMAREPHTEPVPLGPDSLTWKTFGSLYFLPSALFVGMVQNMHPGLGAGVEFHSEIQDEFYQRILRSLYPIYGVVFDGDRARETARDIVGYHRDIKGVDARGRRYHALDPGTFYWAHAVFFVQNLRAADLFMGGLNEAEREQLWREHYRWYEMYGMSMRVVPSSWPAFQRYWRAMCRDTLEATTAARDVFHLVDTVPVPPFPLVRQLPKPLWEHLIRPAGGQFFKFVTIGLCDPEIRDTMGFIWTARDQRRFDRLCRTLSAMNRRTPDGIKYFFPRIHAARRRAAGRRPAWLAPPEATEMLWPTGEHRSETKHYCPVHADRGADSITRFRQLTGF; this is translated from the coding sequence ATGGTGTCACACAGCGCAATGGCGCGCGAGCCCCACACCGAACCGGTTCCGCTGGGCCCGGACTCGCTGACGTGGAAGACCTTCGGCTCGCTGTACTTCCTGCCCAGCGCCCTGTTCGTCGGCATGGTGCAGAACATGCATCCCGGACTGGGCGCGGGCGTGGAATTCCACTCCGAGATCCAGGACGAGTTCTATCAGCGGATCCTGCGGTCGCTGTATCCCATCTACGGTGTTGTCTTCGACGGCGACCGAGCCCGCGAGACCGCCCGCGACATCGTCGGCTACCACCGCGACATCAAGGGCGTCGACGCGCGCGGCCGCCGCTACCACGCCCTGGACCCCGGCACCTTCTACTGGGCGCACGCGGTGTTCTTCGTGCAGAACCTGCGCGCCGCCGACCTGTTCATGGGCGGACTGAACGAGGCCGAGCGCGAACAACTCTGGCGTGAGCACTACCGCTGGTACGAGATGTACGGCATGAGCATGCGGGTGGTGCCGTCGAGCTGGCCTGCCTTCCAACGCTATTGGCGCGCGATGTGCCGTGACACCCTCGAAGCCACCACCGCGGCCCGCGATGTCTTCCATCTGGTCGACACGGTGCCGGTCCCGCCGTTCCCGCTGGTGCGGCAACTCCCGAAACCGTTGTGGGAGCATCTGATCCGGCCCGCGGGCGGGCAGTTCTTCAAATTCGTCACCATCGGGCTGTGTGACCCGGAGATCCGCGACACCATGGGTTTCATCTGGACCGCCCGCGATCAGCGTCGTTTCGATCGCCTGTGCCGGACCCTGTCGGCCATGAACCGGCGGACACCCGACGGCATCAAGTACTTCTTCCCCCGCATCCACGCCGCCCGCCGGCGCGCGGCCGGTCGGCGTCCGGCGTGGCTCGCGCCCCCCGAGGCGACCGAAATGCTTTGGCCCACAGGCGAACACCGCAGCGAAACCAAGCACTACTGCCCGGTCCACGCCGACCGTGGCGCCGACTCGATCACCCGATTCCGCCAGCTGACAGGGTTCTGA
- a CDS encoding oxygenase MpaB family protein, with protein MTHGLETRPHPYDYYYRPGLPLRPPPPRAVPSDLWFAPRKAMLGPWIDVRRDPADTPRARLIADHLWQGDEPMDALVAAFRRMGAAGGRRMLNQALEHGIDSVDEPLPELVNLFARLDNPPDWYDPDRWEYGRRLWINVSLAGKMAMGVQDFMGTFVGAEVASAVGQTGRFVRDPYRRGLESSVWFRSVTAPRALERRNPIFHDTVRVRFMHAQVRAMLRRTWGDEHFAQHGSPISTATTMGAAVTFGLTPICFDHVHGRRCTTAQLDAVMHYWAYIAYVFGVAEELIPRTAIEGMQQADYMVATAGVAPRWTATMAGAATRSFDAGTPAGRLRIAATAPLLGALAYYSGEPLVRTLLADTPLRAVPVRPFARLVGLAAATEVRARALDDRLPGAVARRNRRARHIDPMWDRNTRLARYLAARAGIRGTPFDHHDSSTDTPGCPA; from the coding sequence ATGACTCACGGACTTGAAACCCGCCCGCACCCTTACGATTACTACTACCGGCCCGGCCTGCCGCTGCGCCCGCCACCGCCGCGCGCGGTCCCCTCGGACCTGTGGTTCGCGCCCCGAAAAGCCATGCTGGGACCGTGGATCGACGTGCGGCGCGACCCCGCCGACACCCCGCGCGCCCGCCTCATCGCCGACCACCTGTGGCAGGGCGACGAACCGATGGACGCACTGGTCGCCGCCTTCCGGCGCATGGGCGCCGCGGGCGGGCGGCGCATGCTGAACCAGGCCCTCGAACACGGCATCGACAGCGTCGACGAGCCACTGCCGGAGCTGGTGAACCTGTTCGCGCGCCTGGACAATCCGCCGGACTGGTACGACCCCGATCGGTGGGAGTACGGGCGGCGGCTGTGGATCAATGTCTCGCTCGCCGGGAAGATGGCCATGGGCGTGCAGGACTTCATGGGGACGTTCGTGGGCGCGGAGGTCGCCTCCGCGGTCGGGCAGACGGGGCGTTTCGTGCGCGATCCGTATCGGCGCGGGCTGGAATCCTCGGTCTGGTTCCGCAGCGTCACCGCGCCCCGCGCCTTGGAGCGCCGCAACCCGATCTTCCACGACACCGTGCGCGTCCGGTTCATGCACGCCCAGGTGCGGGCCATGTTGCGGCGCACCTGGGGTGACGAGCATTTCGCGCAGCACGGCAGTCCGATCTCCACTGCCACCACCATGGGGGCGGCGGTCACCTTCGGACTCACGCCCATCTGTTTCGACCACGTGCACGGACGCCGGTGCACCACAGCGCAACTCGACGCCGTCATGCACTACTGGGCCTACATCGCCTACGTCTTCGGGGTCGCGGAGGAACTGATCCCGCGGACGGCCATCGAGGGGATGCAGCAGGCCGACTACATGGTCGCCACCGCCGGGGTGGCGCCGCGGTGGACCGCGACCATGGCCGGCGCCGCCACCCGCTCCTTCGATGCCGGCACGCCCGCCGGACGCCTCCGAATCGCCGCCACCGCACCGCTGTTGGGCGCCCTGGCCTACTACAGCGGCGAACCCCTGGTCCGCACACTGCTCGCGGACACCCCGTTGCGGGCGGTGCCGGTGCGGCCGTTCGCGCGCCTGGTCGGCCTCGCCGCCGCCACCGAGGTCCGGGCGCGCGCCCTCGACGACCGGTTGCCGGGCGCGGTCGCCCGCAGGAACCGCCGTGCCCGCCAC